A single region of the Nitrosomonas sp. Is79A3 genome encodes:
- a CDS encoding PAS domain-containing protein yields MISGSNFNPTAFDSLESQQKRLYRLSKTAGIGDWSHTFKTNITIWSEYLYDFYELDKNHDCSTLLESTHFYQGSEKERMLALIAQVTSERTERTEEFMIVMDDGKFKWHTTTIYPMLDEQGSLIGLYGILQNITEKKQVAENKQKEHLLYNYILDRLPIELVVLNKEGRYIYANDAAIKSKERRGIVIGINPSGDSDLENWIPAAESRRNEVMTECTVNKKSVTFEEILTDSDGTERTYMRNMYPLLDENGDAELLIGYGMDITARKKNELEIQRMAIVAEKTNGIVMITDPEKRVIWINNSFEKILGYKSEEVIGIDPGIFLQGPETSIETICEITRSLRDTGTFSGEILNYTKSGDKIWLYLNIAAVYDDAGKLINYVAVENDITLIKMAEQRLQKAMEKERELNRFKTQFVNLASHQFRTPLATIRSSIDLLDLKMESTNLSTSFIDFFQKHKTIMAEETTRMTELMENILDIGRIDEGKIELFKKNRPFQQFMDTFVQSNIEPIGQQRMLNYHFEAPDRIISMDEILLRNVLRNVVSNAFKYSEGKQAPELTVTFHDNAYLITIKDYGIGIPEKDQPFLFQSFFRASNAKVFPGSGLGLMIAKKLIVIHGGDISFASTAGNGCTVTIQLCL; encoded by the coding sequence ATGATTTCTGGATCCAATTTTAACCCGACGGCTTTCGATTCGCTGGAATCCCAGCAAAAACGCCTTTACCGTCTCAGTAAAACAGCCGGAATTGGCGATTGGTCTCATACTTTCAAGACTAACATTACGATCTGGTCGGAGTATTTGTATGATTTTTATGAGTTAGATAAAAACCATGATTGCTCAACCCTGCTTGAAAGCACGCATTTTTATCAGGGATCTGAGAAAGAAAGAATGCTCGCATTGATTGCACAGGTCACCTCTGAGAGAACCGAGCGGACCGAAGAATTTATGATTGTGATGGATGATGGCAAATTCAAATGGCACACCACAACCATCTACCCGATGCTTGATGAGCAAGGAAGCCTAATCGGTTTGTATGGCATTTTGCAAAATATCACAGAAAAAAAACAGGTGGCAGAAAATAAGCAGAAAGAGCATCTTCTCTACAATTACATACTCGATAGATTACCTATCGAGCTGGTCGTGCTGAACAAGGAAGGCCGGTATATTTATGCTAATGATGCAGCCATTAAGAGCAAAGAGCGCCGCGGAATCGTGATTGGAATTAATCCTAGCGGGGATAGCGATCTTGAAAACTGGATTCCTGCTGCTGAATCTAGGCGCAATGAAGTCATGACAGAATGTACGGTTAATAAAAAATCAGTGACTTTTGAAGAGATACTTACTGATTCCGATGGCACAGAACGAACCTATATGCGCAACATGTATCCGCTTTTAGATGAAAACGGTGACGCAGAGCTGCTAATCGGATACGGCATGGACATCACTGCAAGAAAAAAGAACGAATTGGAGATACAGCGAATGGCCATTGTTGCTGAGAAAACCAATGGCATCGTGATGATTACCGATCCCGAAAAGCGCGTGATATGGATCAATAATAGTTTTGAAAAAATCTTGGGGTATAAGTCTGAAGAGGTGATTGGAATTGATCCTGGAATTTTTCTCCAAGGGCCGGAAACCTCTATCGAAACAATCTGTGAAATCACCCGCTCGCTAAGGGATACAGGTACATTCTCCGGTGAAATTCTGAACTATACAAAAAGCGGCGACAAGATCTGGCTTTATCTTAATATCGCTGCGGTTTATGATGACGCCGGCAAATTGATCAACTATGTGGCTGTTGAAAACGATATTACGCTAATAAAAATGGCGGAACAGCGACTTCAAAAAGCCATGGAAAAAGAACGCGAACTCAACCGCTTCAAAACTCAATTCGTCAATCTGGCTTCGCACCAATTCCGCACACCACTTGCAACCATTCGTTCGAGCATTGATCTACTGGATCTGAAAATGGAATCAACCAACCTCAGCACTTCCTTTATCGATTTCTTTCAGAAACACAAAACGATTATGGCAGAGGAAACAACCCGCATGACGGAACTGATGGAAAACATTCTGGACATCGGCCGGATTGACGAAGGCAAAATAGAATTATTCAAGAAAAATCGCCCATTCCAGCAATTTATGGATACATTTGTTCAGTCTAACATTGAACCCATTGGACAGCAGAGAATGCTGAACTACCATTTTGAAGCGCCAGATCGCATTATCAGTATGGATGAAATTCTGCTGCGGAATGTTTTACGCAATGTTGTGTCGAATGCTTTTAAATATTCTGAAGGCAAGCAAGCACCTGAACTTACTGTCACATTCCATGATAATGCTTACTTAATAACGATAAAGGATTATGGAATCGGCATTCCGGAAAAAGATCAGCCATTTCTGTTCCAGTCTTTTTTCCGGGCATCCAATGCCAAGGTTTTTCCCGGAAGCGGACTTGGGCTCATGATCGCCAAAAAATTAATCGTGATACACGGTGGTGATATCAGTTTTGCCAGTACTGCCGGAAACGGTTGTACGGTAACGATTCAATTGTGTTTATAA